The Impatiens glandulifera chromosome 3, dImpGla2.1, whole genome shotgun sequence genome contains a region encoding:
- the LOC124932860 gene encoding putative leucine-rich repeat receptor-like protein kinase At2g19210, which produces MANTQIFYLLLLALAYGSMLPRLIHADHVSTVSRAVADATDSNDVEGLTALQNSYIILQFSTGDPCFGLGGPWSWVECSTDTPSRITALNLKNAGLIGPLPDFSSMDALETIDFSQNYVTGSIPSFLGTLPHLTTLDLSNNGLSGTVPDSISNNKNLDTYIGGNPNLSVSGTSDSNNPSSDADQQYYYSTDSKKKSKIGVIVGVVSSVVLIVSIVVGVLAIINHNKRKAAAVAAANNAIAAAAAGNGRVAAQKEEMVV; this is translated from the exons ATGGCCAACACCCAAATATTTTATCTCCTATTATTGGCATTAGCATACG GCTCGATGCTTCCTCGACTTATTCATGCTGACCATGTCTCTACAGTATCACGAGCAGTTGCAGATGCAACTGACAGTAATGATG TGGAAGGTTTAACTGCATTACAAAATAGCTACATAATATTGCAATTCTCGACGGGTGATCCTTGCTTTGGACTTGGTGGTCCATGGTCCTGGGTTGAATGCTCTACTGATACACCATCACGCATAACCGCACT GAACCTCAAGAATGCCGGTTTAATTGGTCCTTTACCAGATTTTAGCTCCATGGATGCTCTCGAGACAAT TGATTTCAGTCAGAACTATGTGACTGGGTCTATTCCTAGTTTTCTTGGCACCTTACCACATCTTACAACTTT GGATTTGTCAAACAATGGTTTGAGTGGAACAGTACCAGATTCAATATCAAACAACAAGAATTTGGACACATA TATAGGCGGAAATCCAAATCTTTCTGTGTCCGGCACGAGCGACTCAAACAATCCCTCGAGTGATGCTGATCAGCAGTATTATTACAGCACGGATTCGAAGAAAAAGAGTAAAATAGGTGTAATTGTTGGGGTTGTAAGTTCAGTTGTTCTGATTGTATCGATAGTTGTTGGAGTTCTTGCCATTATAAACCATAACAAGAGAAAAGCTGCTGCAGTGGCTGCAGCTAATAATGCTATTG CAGCTGCAGCGGCAGGGAATGGTAGGGTAGCAGCCCAGAAAGAAGAAATGGTAGTATGA